A window from Cherax quadricarinatus isolate ZL_2023a chromosome 94, ASM3850222v1, whole genome shotgun sequence encodes these proteins:
- the LOC128700849 gene encoding uncharacterized protein isoform X1, translated as MIFFCLSFTYKVSTATKFLVVASRMATVSARGRSVRDSALSSAPRSTLGSFPGFSSQRDETEAITVTGQDTPPPPGISVTPGSCPSCKVGDLYNVYPTCGICAAICLFPLGLAVPYLLRGQRCDVCGYVAGR; from the exons atgatttttttttgtcttagttttacatacaaagtATCAACTGCAACGAAATTTTtgg TTGTTGCCAGTCGTATGGCAACTGTGTCTGCTCGTGGTAGATCAGTTCGTGACTCTGCTCTCt CCTCTGCGCCCAGATCTACTCTAGGCTCATTTCCAGGGTTTTCCTCCCAGAGAGATGAAACGGAAGCAATAACTGTTACTGGAcaagacacaccaccaccaccgggtaTCAGTGTTACCCCAGGTTCCTGCCCCAGTTGCAAG GTTGGTGACCTTTACAATGTGTATCCCACCTGTGGTATATGTGCAGCCATCTGTCTCTTTCCCCTGGGACTGGCAGTACCTTACCTGCTACGTGGGCAACGATGTGACGTCTGTGGCTACGTGGCTGGAAGGTAG
- the LOC128700849 gene encoding uncharacterized protein isoform X3: MPVRSQQVVASRMATVSARGRSVRDSALSSAPRSTLGSFPGFSSQRDETEAITVTGQDTPPPPGISVTPGSCPSCKVGDLYNVYPTCGICAAICLFPLGLAVPYLLRGQRCDVCGYVAGR, encoded by the exons ATGCCTGTTAGGTCCCAACAAG TTGTTGCCAGTCGTATGGCAACTGTGTCTGCTCGTGGTAGATCAGTTCGTGACTCTGCTCTCt CCTCTGCGCCCAGATCTACTCTAGGCTCATTTCCAGGGTTTTCCTCCCAGAGAGATGAAACGGAAGCAATAACTGTTACTGGAcaagacacaccaccaccaccgggtaTCAGTGTTACCCCAGGTTCCTGCCCCAGTTGCAAG GTTGGTGACCTTTACAATGTGTATCCCACCTGTGGTATATGTGCAGCCATCTGTCTCTTTCCCCTGGGACTGGCAGTACCTTACCTGCTACGTGGGCAACGATGTGACGTCTGTGGCTACGTGGCTGGAAGGTAG
- the LOC128700849 gene encoding uncharacterized protein isoform X2 — protein MLCLLGPNKLLPVVWQLCLLVVDQFVTLLSVTSAPRSTLGSFPGFSSQRDETEAITVTGQDTPPPPGISVTPGSCPSCKVGDLYNVYPTCGICAAICLFPLGLAVPYLLRGQRCDVCGYVAGR, from the exons ATGTTATGCCTGTTAGGTCCCAACAAG TTGTTGCCAGTCGTATGGCAACTGTGTCTGCTCGTGGTAGATCAGTTCGTGACTCTGCTCTCtgtga CCTCTGCGCCCAGATCTACTCTAGGCTCATTTCCAGGGTTTTCCTCCCAGAGAGATGAAACGGAAGCAATAACTGTTACTGGAcaagacacaccaccaccaccgggtaTCAGTGTTACCCCAGGTTCCTGCCCCAGTTGCAAG GTTGGTGACCTTTACAATGTGTATCCCACCTGTGGTATATGTGCAGCCATCTGTCTCTTTCCCCTGGGACTGGCAGTACCTTACCTGCTACGTGGGCAACGATGTGACGTCTGTGGCTACGTGGCTGGAAGGTAG